The segment CTGGTGGTTGCCCCTGGCAGCCTGGTGCAGAACTGGGGGGCGGAGTTTAAGAAGTGGCTCGGCCGTGAGAGGATCAGCGTCTACACTGTTAACCAGGTAGGGGTGTGTTTGATCAGCGTCTACACTGTTAACCAGGTAGGGGTGTGTTTGATTAGCTTCTACACTGTTAACCAGGTAGGGGTGTGTTTGATCAGCGTCTACACTGTTAACCAGGTAGGGGTGTGTTTGATCAGCGTCTACACTGTTAACCAGGTAGGGGTGTGTTTGATTAGCTTCTACACTGTTAACCAGGTAGGGGTGTGTTTGATCAGCGTCTACACTGTTAACCAGGTAGGGGTGTGTTTGATCAGCGTCTACACTGTTAACCAGGTAGGGGTGTGTTTGATCAGCGTCTACACTGTTAACCAGGTAGGGGTGTGTTTGATCAGCGTCTACACTGTTAACCAGGTAGGGGTGTGTTTGATCAGCGTCTACACTGTTAACCAGGTAGGGGTGTGTTTGATCAGCGTCTACACTGCTGTTTCTGATCCAtatggtgatgtgtgtgtgtgttccatgttGTGTTGTTCATTAGGACCACAGGGTGGAGCTGTTTGCAGCTTCTCCTCTCCACAGTGTGTTAGTGATCAGCTATGAGATGCTGCTACGCTCTCTGGACGTGGTGAGTTGGTTCACAGCACGTATCCAACAGCGGTGGGAAGTACCAGTGTTACAACACTGTTGAATTACACCTAAActcctatacagtgcattcagaaagtattcagaccccttgactttttccacatttgttaccttacaaccttattctaaaatgaattaaaaaataatcatcttcagcaatctacacacaataccccataaaaataaaaaacatatatatttatttttttactattttctacattgtagaataatagtgaagacatcaaaactatgaaataacacatatggaatcatgtagtaaccaaaaaagtgttaaacaaatcaatatagattttatatttgagattcttcaaatagccaccctttgccttgatgacagctttgcatactcttggcattctctcaaccagcttcacctagaatgcttttccaaccgtcttgaaggagttcccacatatgctgagcacttgttggctgcttttccttcactctgcggtccgactcatcccaaaccatttcaatttggttgaggccgggggactgtggaggccaggtcatctgatgcagcactccgtactttctgaaggcactgtatgacacAGATTAGGAGTACGATGTTACACTCATGGGACATCAGAAcgttctgtgtgtgtggtgtgtgttctaTGTTTGTGGTGTGTAGGTACAGAAGCTGGAGTTTGGGCTGGTGATCTGTGATGAGGGTCACAGGTTGAAGAACAGCAGCATCAAGACCTCCTCTGCCCTCAGTGGTCTCAGCTGTACACGCAGAGTTATtctgacaggtacacacacagccctctgtTTTATTGCCGTTTTCCTGTCCCTTTCTCCTAGTGTTTTGTGGTATATTGtgtgtgctgtactgtaggtactcCTGTGCAGAATGACCTGCAGGAGTTCTATGCCATCATAGAGTTTGTGAACCCGGGCATTCTGGGGTCGTCTGCTGCCTACAGGAAGGTGTACGAGGAGCCAATCCTCCGCTCCCGACAGCCCACCTGCACTGAGGTACATTACCCACctacactctctatctctctattatctactgtccccatctctttctctcccttcattCCTTCTCTATATCTCTCCCTATAGGAGGAGAGGGTTTTGGGGGAGGAGCGAGCGGCTGAGCTCTCTCGTCTGACTGGTCTGTTTATTCTGAGGCGGACCCAAGAGATCATCAACCGCTACCTGCCGCCTCGTCTTGATTGGACAGTGTTCTGTAGCCCCTCCCCCTTGCAGCGGGAGCTGTACCAGGCTCTCCTCTCGCACCGTGTCATCCGAGCCTGTCTACAGGGGTcgacacagacacagactcacacacatcTCGCCTGCATCACCGCCCTGAAAAAGCTCTGCAACCACCCAGGACTGCTCTACTCCACTGTACAGGTACGACACATAAAGAcacaatgatgatgatgacgacaatgatgatggtgatgattgtGTGTTTTCCAGGAGCGTTCTGACAGTGGCTCAGCAGAGGGTTCTCTGTATGAAGGGCTAAGAGGTGTCTTTCCAGAGTCTTACTCTTCTGGGGGCTTCAGTACAGCTGACTCAGGGAAACTACTGGTCCTGTCTGACCTACTGACCACTATACGCCACCTCAGCCCtaatgacaggtgtgtgtgtgtgtgtgtgtgtgtttgtatgaagTGGGTCAAGGGATCTGGGCACACTGGCATTGGTTTGTTgacaccatagagatcctattaaattactagaggggctgTCATAAACCCTGaaagttccagaatggggtgaaaatggcagccatattggccagggagaaatccaaaccagtctaattggaatgaatggcagaaGAGGTAGAATCCCGATTTTTCTTATGGAGGAAAATAAAAGCAAAACATGTgatatcagaaattgtgtaatagaattattgtcaaactaaaatattgtcatataattataaatacagtttatacggattttatacacattttcagtataaatagcctctgaaatatatgtaaacagaccataaatgtcaaaaaatgttagttatatgatacaatatcagtacttgttgcatttacaacttgtctaagtcctatcatcaactgatttcagccagtgtatggaTTGACTGCATTTTTtaaatggaatgttggcatattggcagttaattagAAACATttatggaatcattcctctaaaactgactggctagctagctaacaaacatacagtgcagatacattcttaaaaagcattattttacactatcttatcacagcactggcaaaccatggttgacaaactccctgaccaaaatggctgacctttagaccatcataagaaggttcatggCCATTCTAATTCATAATTCTATGGTTGACACACTCATGCTCTGGCACATGATCTGGACCATCTTGAtcctatgtttgtgtgtgtgtgtgtgtgtgtgtgtgtgtgtgtgtgtgtgtacagggtggtggtggtgtctaACTACACTCAGACGTTAGACCTACTCCAGAACCTGTGTGTCCACCTGGGTTACACCTACTGTCGCCTGGACGGCCACACCCCCACCATCCAGAGGCAGCGATTGGTCGACAACTTCAACAGTCCTCACTCCGctcacttcctcttcctcctgaGTTCTAAAGCCGGAGGGGTGGGGCTTAACCTGATTGGCGCCTCCCACCTGGTCCTGTACGACATCGACTGGAACCCTGCTAACGATATacaggtacaaacacacacacactcacacacacacacacacacacacacacacacacacacacacacacacacacacacacacatacactctccaCACTCCCACTCACCACCATTTAGATGGCACGGTCTGTGTATGTTTCGTTCACATCTGAAACACACGTGTACACGTTACTGGTCGGTCAGTACCTGCTATGCTCTTGGAGGagtgaggatgaggaagaggccTTCCTCCTGATGTGATAGTTGgggctgatgtgtgtgtgtctgtcccccTCCAGGCAATGGCGCGAGTGTGGAGAGACGGACAGAAGAAGACTGTTCACATCTACCGCCTGCTCACTGCAGGTACCATAGAGGAGCGTATCTTCCAGAGGCAGGTGTCCAAACAGGGGCTTTCTGGGACAGTGGTGGACCTGGGGAAAGGGGCGGAGCATACCAGCTTCTCCTCCAATGAGCTGCGAGATCTCTTCAGCCTGACGGACACACCCTGTCTCACTCACGACCTACTACACTGCAGCTGCAGTATGGATGGATCAGCCCCAGGTGcgcgcgacacacacacacacacacacagttgtctgCATGTGTGTTTATTAAATTTGTTTCTTGTGTGTATtatagaagaagaagaggatgaggagCCTGCGTCTGATAGGCCGTGCCAGCTGGGTCGTCAAGGTGACCGTGGTGGGGCGGGGCAGAAGCATCTGAGCATGTCAGAACTGATGCAGTGGAGACACTTCTCAGGAGGGACACACACCTTCAGAGATGCTTACCTGGATCACGCACGAAACCACATCTCCTTCGCCTTCCAGTCCACCATCTCACACACCACTCAGTAACatgcgcactcacacacacacacacacacacacatgcacacacacacaggctttccACAAATGACCTCCAGACACCAAGGAAGTGGCCCTTTCTGAGAAACATTGGACTATATGTTATTCTTTCTTTATATTCTCTACTATTTTTACAGTTTGATAGAAGAAAGTGTAAATTATCGAATAAACTGTTAAATTATACTGCATATTCCATCTGTCTTTTATTCTGTTGCAGAAATAACAA is part of the Coregonus clupeaformis isolate EN_2021a chromosome 28, ASM2061545v1, whole genome shotgun sequence genome and harbors:
- the LOC121542660 gene encoding DNA repair and recombination protein RAD54B isoform X1 — translated: MRRSGAPSQLFGNMAKKPRFVPPEASLAGPPDIPVGTLPELEPLAPKLTLGNVLNKVQRSISAPALPLALPVKAFGLAKSSPQAPGMSRALARVLGAADSKKNGSEPEDPSFTEQNTGDPADFRCSPQSPAGGSGSGPGSDSGGPRYFSVMWCKASGRKHKRWEGDAVLVTRGRTATLKDMEGKDIGKGSGYKVSELASLSEGETLMVGGKQVEVMGLISELDYNKGRCFLDVHVEKEEPKISAPPPSRRPASKPFCRPTLLGGETDRGVAKPQEEGPCKPRHDPLTPGALVMPRPSTNHQWAYNKAGLPLVDVVVDPYLTANLRPHQRDGLLFLYECVMGMRATCRYGAILADEMGLGKTLQSVALTWTLLKQGPYGGKPVAKRVLVVAPGSLVQNWGAEFKKWLGRERISVYTVNQDHRVELFAASPLHSVLVISYEMLLRSLDVVQKLEFGLVICDEGHRLKNSSIKTSSALSGLSCTRRVILTGTPVQNDLQEFYAIIEFVNPGILGSSAAYRKVYEEPILRSRQPTCTEEERVLGEERAAELSRLTGLFILRRTQEIINRYLPPRLDWTVFCSPSPLQRELYQALLSHRVIRACLQGSTQTQTHTHLACITALKKLCNHPGLLYSTVQERSDSGSAEGSLYEGLRGVFPESYSSGGFSTADSGKLLVLSDLLTTIRHLSPNDRVVVVSNYTQTLDLLQNLCVHLGYTYCRLDGHTPTIQRQRLVDNFNSPHSAHFLFLLSSKAGGVGLNLIGASHLVLYDIDWNPANDIQAMARVWRDGQKKTVHIYRLLTAGTIEERIFQRQVSKQGLSGTVVDLGKGAEHTSFSSNELRDLFSLTDTPCLTHDLLHCSCSMDGSAPEEEEDEEPASDRPCQLGRQGDRGGAGQKHLSMSELMQWRHFSGGTHTFRDAYLDHARNHISFAFQSTISHTTQ
- the LOC121542660 gene encoding DNA repair and recombination protein RAD54B isoform X2; translation: MRRSGAPSQLFGNMAKKPRFVPPEASLAGPPDIPVGTLPELEPLAPKLTLGNVLNKVQRSISAPALPLALPVKAFGLAKSSPQAPGMSRALARVLGAADSKKNGSEPEDPSFTEQNTGDPADFRCSPQSPAGGSGSGPGSDSGGPRYFSVMWCKASGRKHKRWEGDAVLVTRGRTATLKDMEGKDIGKGSGYKVSELASLSEGETLMVGGKQVEVMGLISELDYNKGRCFLDVHVEKEEPKISAPPPSRRPASKPFCRPTLLGGETDRGVAKPQEEGPCKPRHDPLTPGALVMPRPSTNHQWAYNKAGLPLVDVVVDPYLTANLRPHQRDGLLFLYECVMGMRATCRYGAILADEMGLGKTLQSVALTWTLLKQGPYGGKPVAKRVLVVAPGSLVQNWGAEFKKWLGRERISVYTVNQDHRVELFAASPLHSVLVISYEMLLRSLDVVQKLEFGLVICDEGHRLKNSSIKTSSALSGLSCTRRVILTEFVNPGILGSSAAYRKVYEEPILRSRQPTCTEEERVLGEERAAELSRLTGLFILRRTQEIINRYLPPRLDWTVFCSPSPLQRELYQALLSHRVIRACLQGSTQTQTHTHLACITALKKLCNHPGLLYSTVQERSDSGSAEGSLYEGLRGVFPESYSSGGFSTADSGKLLVLSDLLTTIRHLSPNDRVVVVSNYTQTLDLLQNLCVHLGYTYCRLDGHTPTIQRQRLVDNFNSPHSAHFLFLLSSKAGGVGLNLIGASHLVLYDIDWNPANDIQAMARVWRDGQKKTVHIYRLLTAGTIEERIFQRQVSKQGLSGTVVDLGKGAEHTSFSSNELRDLFSLTDTPCLTHDLLHCSCSMDGSAPEEEEDEEPASDRPCQLGRQGDRGGAGQKHLSMSELMQWRHFSGGTHTFRDAYLDHARNHISFAFQSTISHTTQ